One genomic segment of Ricinus communis isolate WT05 ecotype wild-type chromosome 5, ASM1957865v1, whole genome shotgun sequence includes these proteins:
- the LOC8258731 gene encoding pre-mRNA splicing factor SR-like 1 isoform X1: MEIQTSGKPIDSLLEKVLCMNILSSDYFKELYRLKTYHEVIDEIYNQVDHVEPWMTGNCRGPSTAFCLLYKFFTMKLTVKQMHGLLKHKDSPYIRAIGFLYLRYAADAKTLWNWCEPYIKDDEEFSPGSNGRNTTMGVYVRDLLLGQYYFDTLFPRIPVPVMRQIVSNLEKMKLPTKPSGATGDAVRHGSDDTARRPPSVKAALSVSFGQRAPHRASTRDSSPVRRTIPPPPSSYERNSDDPRRSPRSRRSQSREYSDKEYSDRDRDRDRDQDRNRERERDREHDRGRDRDRERRYDYDRRSRYSERDGRRDYERSSHDSRHYRESSSHRSRSRSRSRSRSRSRSRSIQAGASPFDRHSSPYRDGGKEKRTSASSNLAKLKDLYGDLSDQRGDGGVERAPRRDDSSEEIIRLGGSTWK; this comes from the exons atggAGATACAAACAAGTGGAAAGCCAATTGATTCATTACTAGAGAAGGTTCTATGTATGAACATATTATCATCAGATTATTTCAAGGAGCTTTATAGGTTAAAAACGTACCATGAAGTTATTGATGAGATTTACAATCAAGTTGACCATGTTGAGCCTTGGATGACCGGAAATTGCCGCGGCCCATCTACTGCTTTTTGTCTTCTATACAAGTTTTTCACCATGAAACTTACTGTCAAACAAATGCATGGTCTTTTAAAGCATAAGGATTCTCCTTATATTCGCGcg ATTGGATTCCTTTACTTAAGATATGCCGCTGATGCAAAGACTTTGTGGAATTGGTGTGAACCATACATTAAAGATGATGAG GAATTCTCTCCTGGTTCTAATGGACGAAACACTACAATGGGTGTTTATGTGCGTGATTTACTTCTTGGGCAG TATTACTTTGATACTCTTTTCCCCCGAATTCCTGTTCCTGTAATGCGGCAGATTGTGTCTAATCTTGAGAAGATGAAGCTCCCCACTAAACCTTCTGGTGCAACAGGGGATGCAGTTCGCCATGGTTCCGATGACACTGCACGCCGGCCACCATCTGTGAAGGCTGCACTTTCAGTCTCTTTTGGTCAGCGTGCTCCACATCGTGCATCAACCAGGGACTCATCACCTGTTCGTCGTACGATACCGCCCCCACCCTCCTCTTATGAAAGGAATAGTGATGATCCAAGAAGATCTCCTAGAAGTCGTCGCAGCCAGAGTCGTGAATATTCTGATAAAGAATATTCTGACAGGGACAGGGACAGAGATAGGGATCAGGATAGGAACAGAGAAAGAGAACGGGACAGAGAACATGATAGGGGCCGAGATAGGGACAGAGAACGAAGGTATGATTACGATCGGAGATCAAGATATTCTGAGAGGGATGGCAGAAGGGACTATGAAAGGAGCAGTCATGACAGTAGGCATTATAGAGAAAGTAGTTCTCATAGAAGCCGTAGCCGGAGTAGGAGTCGTAGCCGAAGCAGGAGCAGAAGTCGAAGTATACAAGCTGGTGCTTCACCATTTGATCGTCATTCAAGTCCATATAGGGACGGGGGCAAGGAGAAGAGGACATCTGCATCTAGCAATTTGGCGAAGCTCAAGGATCTTTATGGCGACTTAAGTGATCAGAGAGGGGATGGTGGCGTGGAAAGGGCTCCTCGAAGAGATGATAGTAGTGAAGAGATCATTCGGCTTGGTGGTTCTACTTGGAAATAG
- the LOC8258733 gene encoding probable splicing factor 3A subunit 1, producing MLLTPILPLPAPDSNGDGSSSPPSHEQQPHLPGEVEDKMITEEQNKAAPVATHTRTIGIIHPPPDIRNIVDKTSQFVAKNGPEFEKRIIANNANNAKFNFLHASDPYHAYYQHRLSEFRAQNLSSAQQGLSQNDDKAAAESAQSAPAAADGSDAAAVPVAPKPDTAAQFRLPRKVLEPPEDEQYTVSLPEGITGEELDIIKLTAQFVARNGQAFLTGLTNREMNNPQFHFLKPTHSMYKFFTLLADSYSRVLMPPKGLTEKLIKSVVDMTTVLERCLHRLEWERSQEQARQKAEDEIEQERIQMAMIDWHEFVVVETIDFADDEDEDLPPPMTLEEVVRRSKITTMTEDEIVEPGKEVEMEMDEEEVQLVEEGMRAASLEENDSERDRKMNEEPEEPMRIVKNWKRPEERIPAERDPTKVVISPITGELIPINEMSEHMRISLIDPKYKEQKERMFAKIRETTLAQDDEISRNIVGLARTRPDIFGTTEEEVSNAVKAEIEKKKDEQPKQVIWDGHTGSIGRTANQAMSQNINGEDQSEAVNVDGRTLPGPAAPPPLRPGLPSVRPLPPPPGLALNLPRVPPNAGQYSSPGAGAFAVPPPRPPGMPMISSIRPPQPPMQMASGQQHIMVNRPPPMPPSISVNPQSMPVPPPPGSQFTPMQIPRSFVPLPVPPSISMMPPPPPLPHGMPPPPPPEDNPPPLPDEPEPKRQRLDDSMLIPEDQFLAQHPGPVRITVSVPNVDEGNLKGQVLEITVQSLSENVASLKEKIAGEIQLPANKQKLSGKAGFLKDNMSLAYYNVGAGDALSLSLRERGGRKR from the exons ATGTTACTGACACCAATTTTGCCTCTTCCGGCTCCGGATTCTAATGGGGATGGCTCATCTTCTCCTCCTTCTCATGAACAGCAGCCTCATCTGCCTGGGGAGGTGGAAGATAAAATGATAACCGAGGAGCAGAATAAAGCGGCTCCAGTTGCCACCCACACGAGAACTATTGGAATTATTCATCCTCCTCCGGATATTAGGAATATTGTTGATAAAACTTCGCAGTTTGTTGCTAAAAATGGACCTGAGTTTGAGAAAAGGATTATTGCTAATAATGCTAACAATgctaagtttaattttttgcaTGCTTCAGATCCTTATCACGCATATTACCAACATCGTTTGAGTGAGTTCCGTGCACAGAATTTATCTTCTGCTCAGCAGGGTTTGTCTCAGAATGATGATAAAGCAGCTGCCGAATCTGCTCAGTCTGCTCCTGCTGCTGCTGATGGGAGTGATGCAGCGGCAGTGCCTGTGGCTCCCAAGCCTGATACGGCAGCACAGTTTAGACTACCTCGCAAGGTTCTTGAACCACCAGAAGATGAGCAGTATACTGTTAGTCTTCCTGAGGGGATTACTGGGGAAGAACTTGATATTATTAAGCTTACAGCACAGTTTGTGGCGCGAAATGGGCAAGCTTTCTTGACTGGATTGACAAATAGGGAGATGAATAATCCccaatttcattttttgaaGCCAACTCACAGCATGTATAAGTTTTTTACCTTACTTGCTGATTCATATTCAAGGGTTTTGATGCCTCCGAAAGGGTTGACAGAGAAGCTGATAAAAAGTGTTGTTGATATGACAACTGTTCTTGAACGATGCTTGCATCGCTTGGAATGGGAACGCTCTCAAGAGCAGGCAAGGCAAAAAGCTGAGGATGAGATTGAGCAGGAGCGGATACAAATGGCCATGATTGATTGGCATGAATTTGTTGTGGTTGAGACAATAGATTTTGCAGATGATGAGGATGAGGACTTGCCTCCTCCTATGACACTTGAGGAGGTTGTGAGGAGGAGCAAGATAACTACTATGACTGAAGATGAAATTGTTGAACCTGGAAAGGAGGTGGAAATGGAAATGGATGAAGAAGAAGTACAACTTGTTGAAGAAGGAATGAGGGCTGCCAGTCTTGAAGAGAATGATAGTGAGAGGGACAGAAAGATGAATGAGGAGCCTGAAGAGCCAATGAGAATTGTTAAGAACTGGAAGAGGCCCGAGGAAAGGATTCCTGCTGAAAGAGACCCAACAAAGGTTGTTATTTCTCCTATTACTGGGGAGCTAATTCCCATTAATGAGATGTCTGAGCACATGAGAATTTCACTTATTGATCCCAAGTACAAGGAGCAAAAGGAAAGAATGTTTGCCAAGATTCGAGAAACAACTCTTGCTCAGGATGATGAGATCTCTAGAAATATTGTTGGACTTGCCCGAACTCGTCCTGATATATTTGGTACCACTGAGGAAGAAGTTTCTAATGCAGTTAAGGCAGagattgagaaaaagaaagatgagcAGCCAAAGCAGGTCATTTGGGATGGTCACACTGGAAGTATTGGACGTACTGCAAATCAAGCTATGTCTCAAAACATTAATGGAGAGGATCAAAGTGAAGCTGTTAATGTTGATGGAAGGACCCTTCCTGGTCCTGCAGCTCCTCCTCCTCTGCGACCTGGTTTACCTTCAGTTCGTCCTCTCCCTCCACCACCAGGACTAGCTTTGAATCTTCCCCGCGTGCCTCCAAATGCAGGCCAATACTCTAGTCCAGGTGCTGGTGCATTTGCTGTCCCTCCACCAAGGCCACCAGGCATGCCAATGATTTCATCAATTCGTCCACCTCAGCCTCCAATGCAGATGGCATCTGGACAGCAACACATTATGGTAAATCGACCACCCCCAATGCCTCCATCCATATCAGTGAATCCGCAGAGTATGCCTGTGCCACCTCCACCAGGATCTCAGTTTACTCCAATGCAAATTCCTCGATCTTTTGTCCCTCTTCCTGTGCCTCCTTCTATTTCCATGATGCCTCCACCACCACCTTTGCCTCATGGGATGCCTCCACCACCTCCTCCTGAGGATAATCCTCCACCACTTCCAGATGAACCGGAGCCAAAGAGACAGAGGCTTGACGATTCTATGCTTATCCCAGAAGATCAGTTTTTGGCGCAACATCCG GGACCTGTACGGATCACTGTTTCTGTACCAAATGTTGATGAAGGAAATCTCAAAGGGCAAGTTTTGGAGATTACAGTACAATCATTGTCCGAAAATGTTGCCAGCCTGAAAGAGAAAATTGCTGGAGAGATCCAACTTCCAGCAAACAAGCAGAAATTAAGTGGAAAAGCTGGGTTTCTTAAGGACAATATGTCCCTTGCCTATTATAATGTTGGAGCAGGAGACGCGCTATCTCTTTCTTTGAGAGAGCGTGGTGGTAGAAAGAGATGA
- the LOC8258731 gene encoding pre-mRNA splicing factor SR-like 1 isoform X2 codes for MGVYVRDLLLGQYYFDTLFPRIPVPVMRQIVSNLEKMKLPTKPSGATGDAVRHGSDDTARRPPSVKAALSVSFGQRAPHRASTRDSSPVRRTIPPPPSSYERNSDDPRRSPRSRRSQSREYSDKEYSDRDRDRDRDQDRNRERERDREHDRGRDRDRERRYDYDRRSRYSERDGRRDYERSSHDSRHYRESSSHRSRSRSRSRSRSRSRSRSIQAGASPFDRHSSPYRDGGKEKRTSASSNLAKLKDLYGDLSDQRGDGGVERAPRRDDSSEEIIRLGGSTWK; via the exons ATGGGTGTTTATGTGCGTGATTTACTTCTTGGGCAG TATTACTTTGATACTCTTTTCCCCCGAATTCCTGTTCCTGTAATGCGGCAGATTGTGTCTAATCTTGAGAAGATGAAGCTCCCCACTAAACCTTCTGGTGCAACAGGGGATGCAGTTCGCCATGGTTCCGATGACACTGCACGCCGGCCACCATCTGTGAAGGCTGCACTTTCAGTCTCTTTTGGTCAGCGTGCTCCACATCGTGCATCAACCAGGGACTCATCACCTGTTCGTCGTACGATACCGCCCCCACCCTCCTCTTATGAAAGGAATAGTGATGATCCAAGAAGATCTCCTAGAAGTCGTCGCAGCCAGAGTCGTGAATATTCTGATAAAGAATATTCTGACAGGGACAGGGACAGAGATAGGGATCAGGATAGGAACAGAGAAAGAGAACGGGACAGAGAACATGATAGGGGCCGAGATAGGGACAGAGAACGAAGGTATGATTACGATCGGAGATCAAGATATTCTGAGAGGGATGGCAGAAGGGACTATGAAAGGAGCAGTCATGACAGTAGGCATTATAGAGAAAGTAGTTCTCATAGAAGCCGTAGCCGGAGTAGGAGTCGTAGCCGAAGCAGGAGCAGAAGTCGAAGTATACAAGCTGGTGCTTCACCATTTGATCGTCATTCAAGTCCATATAGGGACGGGGGCAAGGAGAAGAGGACATCTGCATCTAGCAATTTGGCGAAGCTCAAGGATCTTTATGGCGACTTAAGTGATCAGAGAGGGGATGGTGGCGTGGAAAGGGCTCCTCGAAGAGATGATAGTAGTGAAGAGATCATTCGGCTTGGTGGTTCTACTTGGAAATAG
- the LOC8258732 gene encoding zinc finger protein ZPR1 produces the protein MENNSNKEQIVDVRSVVDAISNDDDNDNDAPLYQVESLCMRCGENGITRLLLTLIPHFRKILLSAFECPHCGERNNEVQFAGEIQPRGCSYHLEIPSGNQKMLNRQVVKSESATIKIPELDFEIPPEAQRGSLSTVEGTLVRAADELQALQEERKKVDPKTAEAIDQFLLRLRSCATGDSSFTFILDDPAGNSFIENPFAPSSDPSLSIKFYERTPEQQVALGYLADPSQLGEAGESQPSESTGTVSGQIREPHGSVGAVAGHRTIAQSNSAEIAEALFRYSAPEEVMTFPSTCGACTSRCETRMFVTNIPYFQEVIVMASTCDSCGYRNSELKPGGRIPEKGKRITLHVENIKDLSRDVIKSDTAGVKVPELELELASGTLGGVVTTVEGLITKISESLERVHGFTFGDSLDNYKRSKWQDFKAKLNKLLSLEEPWILILDDALANSFIAPATDDMKDDKQLLFEEYERSWEQNEELGLNDIDTSSADAAYNSTDATANQKIDE, from the exons atggaaaacaacAGCAATAAAGAGCAAATAGTGGATGTAAGATCGGTAGTCGATGCTATTTCTAACGACGACGACAATGACAATGACGCTCCTCTTTACCAAGTCGAAAGCCTCTGTATGCGTTGCGGGGAAAAC GGGATAACAAGGCTTTTATTGACGTTAATTCCACACTTTAGGAAG ATCTTGTTATCAGCCTTCGAATGTCCGCATTGTGGTGAGAG GAACAATGAGGTCCAGTTTGCGGGTGAAATCCAGCCACGGGGATGTTCTTATCATTTGGAGATCCCATCAGGCAATCAGAAG ATGCTTAATCGACAAGTAGTGAAATCTGAGTCTGCCACCATAAAG ATTCCTGAGTTGGATTTTGAGATTCCTCCTGAGGCACAGCGTGGGAGTTTGTCAACA GTGGAAGGGACACTGGTACGAGCTGCAGATGAATTGCAGGCACTTCAAGAAGAAAGGAAG AAAGTTGATCCTAAGACTGCTGAAGCAATAGATCAATTTTTATTGAGATTGAGATCTTGTGCAACAGGAGATTCATCTTTCACCTTCATCTTGGATGATCCTGCTGGAAACAGCTTCATTGAAAACCC GTTTGCTCCATCCTCGGATCCATCATTGAGTATTAAGTTCTATGAGCGAACTCCAGAGCAGCAGGTGGCATTGGGCTATTTAGCTGACCCATCACAGTTAGGAGAAGCTGGTGAGAGCCAACCTTCAGAGTCAACAGGCACTGTTTCTGGGCAAATTAGAGAACCCCATGGATCAGTTGGAGCAGTGGCTGGTCATCGGACGATTGCTCAGAGTAATAGTGCAGAAATTGCTGAAGCTTTATTCCGGTACTCTGCTCCAGAAGAG GTCATGACTTTCCCATCAACCTGTGGAGCTTGTACTAGCCGGTGCGAAACTCGAATGTTTGTCACTA ATATTCCATACTTCCAAGAAGTAATTGTCATGGCATCCACTTGTGATTCATGTGGTTACCGCAATTCTGAG TTGAAACCTGGTGGGCGAATTCCTGAGAAGGGAAAAAGAATCACTCTACATGTGGAAAACATTAAGGACTTAAGCCGTGATGTGATAAAG TCAGATACTGCAGGAGTTAAAGTTCCAGAGCTCGAGTTGGAGCTGGCTAGTGGCACACTGGGTGGAGTGGTTACCACTGTTGAAGgcttaattacaaaaataagtGAAA GCCTTGAGAGAGTGCATGGATTCACCTTTGGAGATAGTCTCGACAACTATAAAAGAAGCAAATGGCAAGACTTTAAAGCAAAGTTAAACAAG CTTTTGAGTCTGGAGGAACCCTGGATTTTAATTCTCGATGATGCATTAGCCAATTCATTTATTGCACCAGCAACTGATGACATGAAAGACGACAAGCAGTTACTTT TCGAGGAATATGAGAGGTCCTGGGAGCAGAACGAGGAGTTGGGACTGAATGATATTGATACTTCATCCGCTGATGCTGCTTATAACTCAACAGACGCCACCGCGAACCAGAAAATAGATgagtaa